In Leptidea sinapis chromosome 28, ilLepSina1.1, whole genome shotgun sequence, a single genomic region encodes these proteins:
- the LOC126973086 gene encoding uncharacterized protein LOC126973086 isoform X1: MVDWDLVLISIIADEEEGAQANNRDRRRFWVDNLWKERESKGEFNNLFNDLKYDVQKFYDYHRMDYEKFQALLNICRPYIEKQRTNFRNPIEADQRLSLCLRFLITGSSFKSLGYSYRMGFSTVRSIVHETRRVIWNALRPSVMPKPTREKWTRIAMEFDEKWNFPNCIGAIDGKHFKIKAPRNSGSLYINYKKFFSIVLLAVVDANYKFVIADVGSYGRNSDGGIMQNSIFGKKLTSNALDIPPKKRLPRTDLELPYVFVADEAFPLTTNIMRPFSGDRLTDEAMKIYNYRLSRARRIVENAFGILQERFELCQKGIQVQPKYVDNIILACTCLHNFIIGGTSTESQNIASVSINLENDNNMNNALDGMTVREMFKDYFRSDEGSIPWQNDIVNRH; encoded by the exons ATGGTAGATTGGGATTTGGTGTTGATATCGATTATTGCAGATGAAGAAGAAGGTGCACAGGCTAATAATAGGGATAGAAGAAGATTTTGGGTTGATAATTTATGGAAAGAAAGGGAATCAAAGGgtgaattcaataatttatttaatgatttaaaatacgACGTGCAAAAATTTTATGACTATCATAGAATGGATTATGAGAAATTTCAAGCACTGTTGAATATATGTCGACCATATATCGAAAAACAGAGGACCAATTTTCGCAACCCCATTGAAGCCGATCAGAGATTATCCTTGTGTTTGAG ATTTTTGATCACGGGAAGTAGCTTCAAGTCTCTAGGTTACAGCTATCGCATGGGGTTTAGTACAGTGCGCTCTATCGTACATGAAACTCGCCGAGTCATTTGGAATGCCCTAAGACCTAGTGTTATGCCAAAACCAACAAGGGAAAAATGGACGCGAATCGCGATGGAATTTGATGAAAAATGGAATTTCCCGAACTGCATCGGTGCAATAGATGGTAAACATTTCAAGATAAAAGCACCTCGCAATAGTGGAAGTCTCTACATAAActataaaaagtttttcagtATCGTACTACTAGCGGTTGTGGatgcaaattataaatttgtgatTGCAGATGTAGGATCATATGGACGAAATAGTGATGGAGGTATAATGCAAAACTCaatatttggaaaaaaattgaCTTCTAATGCCCTCGATATTCCCCCAAAAAAACGTTTACCGAGGACAGATCTTGAGTTGCCGTATGTTTTTGTAGCAGACGAGGCTTTTCCGTTAACCACAAACATTATGAGACCATTTAGTGGCGATCGATTGACAGATGaagcaatgaaaatatacaattatcgTTTGAGTAGAGCCAGGCGTATCGTCGAAAATGCATTTGGTATACTTCAAGAACGTTTCGAATTATGTCAAAAAGGAATTCAGGTTCAACCAAAATATGTTGATAATATCATTTTAGCATGTACTTGCTTACACAATTTCATCATAGGTGGTACAAGCACAGAAAGCCAAAATATAGcaagtgtaagcattaatttAGAAAACGATAATAATATGAACAATGCATTAGATGGTATGACAGTACGGGAGATGTTTAAAGATTACTTTAGGTCTGATGAGGGCTCTATTCCATGGCAAAACGATATTGTAAATAGACATTAA
- the LOC126973086 gene encoding uncharacterized protein LOC126973086 isoform X2: MVDWDLVLISIIADEEEGAQANNRDRRRFWVDNLWKERESKGEFNNLFNDLKYDVQKFYDYHRMDYEKFQALLNICRPYIEKQRTNFRNPIEADQRLSLCLRFLITGSSFKSLGYSYRMGFSTVRSIVHETRRVIWNALRPSVMPKPTREKWTRIAMEFDEKWNFPNCIGAIDDVGSYGRNSDGGIMQNSIFGKKLTSNALDIPPKKRLPRTDLELPYVFVADEAFPLTTNIMRPFSGDRLTDEAMKIYNYRLSRARRIVENAFGILQERFELCQKGIQVQPKYVDNIILACTCLHNFIIGGTSTESQNIASVSINLENDNNMNNALDGMTVREMFKDYFRSDEGSIPWQNDIVNRH; encoded by the exons ATGGTAGATTGGGATTTGGTGTTGATATCGATTATTGCAGATGAAGAAGAAGGTGCACAGGCTAATAATAGGGATAGAAGAAGATTTTGGGTTGATAATTTATGGAAAGAAAGGGAATCAAAGGgtgaattcaataatttatttaatgatttaaaatacgACGTGCAAAAATTTTATGACTATCATAGAATGGATTATGAGAAATTTCAAGCACTGTTGAATATATGTCGACCATATATCGAAAAACAGAGGACCAATTTTCGCAACCCCATTGAAGCCGATCAGAGATTATCCTTGTGTTTGAG ATTTTTGATCACGGGAAGTAGCTTCAAGTCTCTAGGTTACAGCTATCGCATGGGGTTTAGTACAGTGCGCTCTATCGTACATGAAACTCGCCGAGTCATTTGGAATGCCCTAAGACCTAGTGTTATGCCAAAACCAACAAGGGAAAAATGGACGCGAATCGCGATGGAATTTGATGAAAAATGGAATTTCCCGAACTGCATCGGTGCAATAGATG ATGTAGGATCATATGGACGAAATAGTGATGGAGGTATAATGCAAAACTCaatatttggaaaaaaattgaCTTCTAATGCCCTCGATATTCCCCCAAAAAAACGTTTACCGAGGACAGATCTTGAGTTGCCGTATGTTTTTGTAGCAGACGAGGCTTTTCCGTTAACCACAAACATTATGAGACCATTTAGTGGCGATCGATTGACAGATGaagcaatgaaaatatacaattatcgTTTGAGTAGAGCCAGGCGTATCGTCGAAAATGCATTTGGTATACTTCAAGAACGTTTCGAATTATGTCAAAAAGGAATTCAGGTTCAACCAAAATATGTTGATAATATCATTTTAGCATGTACTTGCTTACACAATTTCATCATAGGTGGTACAAGCACAGAAAGCCAAAATATAGcaagtgtaagcattaatttAGAAAACGATAATAATATGAACAATGCATTAGATGGTATGACAGTACGGGAGATGTTTAAAGATTACTTTAGGTCTGATGAGGGCTCTATTCCATGGCAAAACGATATTGTAAATAGACATTAA
- the LOC126973091 gene encoding phosphomevalonate kinase, whose amino-acid sequence MPPKIILLFSGKRKCGKDFITDQLKERLGDNCEIIKISMPIKSYWAKEMNLNLNDLLSDNSYKEQYRLDMINWSEKKRNENYGCFCEAACEEATVKPIWIVSDIRRKTDIKWFQETFGKLIRTIRLEADDNTREERGFKFKVGVDDADSECGLDNYEDWDLVINNGKGRKSVNEQIEMILRLIDSC is encoded by the exons ATGCCCCCCAAAATCATTTTGCTTTTCAGTGGTAAGAGAAAGTGTGGAAAAGATTTTATTACCGACCAACTAAAagaaag ATTAGGAGATAATTgtgaaatcataaaaatatcaatgcCAATAAAGAGTTATTGGGCGAAagaaatgaatttaaatttgaatgattTACTGAGTGATAATTCATACAAAGAACAATATAGACTTGATATGATAAACTGGAGTGAAAAGAAAAGGAATGAAAATTATGGCTGCTTTTGTGAAGCTGCATGTGAAGAAG CTACAGTTAAACCAATTTGGATAGTGAGTGATATTCGCCGCAAGACAGATATTAAGTGGTTCCAGGAAACATTTGGAAAACTCATTAGAACAATTCGACTTGAAGCTGATGACAACACGAGAGAGGAAAGAGGTTTTAAGTTTAAAGTTGGTGTAGACGATGCTGACTCTGAGTGTGGCTTAGACAATTATGAAGATTGGGATTTAGTTATTAACAATGGAAAGGGAAGGAAATCAGTAAATGAgcaaattgaaatgattttgcGATTAATAGACTCTTGTTAG